A stretch of the Saprospiraceae bacterium genome encodes the following:
- a CDS encoding JAB domain-containing protein, translated as MKNLNGESQIPPLLQVAEVKVKYQSNLPIDNHPKINNSSDAEKLFRINWGDDMELVEEFNVLFLNRANYVKGILRLSRGGLTGTVADPRILFATALKGLAVGIIAGHNHPSGSCKPSTQDIELTRKLKEIGKFHDIQLIDHIILTPHTGFYSFADEGKL; from the coding sequence ATGAAAAATTTAAATGGCGAGAGCCAAATACCTCCACTTTTGCAAGTAGCAGAAGTAAAGGTTAAGTATCAATCCAATTTACCAATTGATAATCATCCAAAAATTAATAATTCTTCGGATGCAGAAAAATTATTCAGGATTAATTGGGGTGATGATATGGAATTGGTCGAGGAATTCAATGTGCTGTTTCTTAACCGAGCTAATTATGTAAAAGGCATATTACGACTAAGTCGTGGCGGATTGACTGGAACTGTAGCTGATCCACGGATTTTATTTGCCACTGCATTGAAAGGTCTTGCTGTAGGAATTATTGCCGGACACAACCATCCTTCTGGGTCTTGTAAACCGAGTACACAGGATATTGAGTTGACCAGAAAGTTGAAAGAGATTGGAAAATTCCATGACATTCAACTAATTGATCATATCATTCTTACACCACATACCGGATTTTATTCCTTCGCAGATGAAGGAAAGCTATAA
- a CDS encoding recombinase family protein, with the protein MTNVYGYIRVSTVKQGSGVSLQEQKEAIIRYAERHSLNIIEWFEEQETAAKQGRPLFNNMMKLLKERKANGVIFHKIDRGTRNYRDWASIDDLIASGSELHFAHESLDMNTRAGRLTADMLVALATDYIRNLREEAIKGLYGRLKQGLYPFYAPIGYINTGGGQIKLIDKIRGPLIKKAFELYASGKYNLESLTETMRKLGLRNSRGNFIHLTGMAVILHNPFYTGVMKIKGKSFQGKHEPLISPRLFMEVQNILKGKTNTRIIKHDFVFRRRIKCAECKYSLIAETRKKHTYYRCQTKDCPTKSIREELIHELIHKTLQKIEFYPIENEVLNELLIQAQVNWTETQKGLEESLKMQGKKLALKLERLTDAYLESVIDKEQFEDKKGQVMIEQQELRNKEGQLESQKEAIFKKAKNFLGLLKDLRKSLIIATNEEKRKILKFITSDLTLQGKNLMITMQSPYYEIANRPNFLSGELNREIPRSKLAELAICFCERDSHDTDNTSTCTFDNPNINQGYLPEYLNSNSLPREMLADPALRERMQGLLDLIFKYCEIKIQKDDLENNLDEQL; encoded by the coding sequence ATGACAAATGTTTATGGATATATACGGGTATCAACCGTCAAACAAGGTTCAGGGGTATCGCTTCAAGAACAGAAGGAAGCGATCATTAGATATGCGGAAAGACACTCATTGAATATTATCGAATGGTTCGAAGAACAGGAAACAGCGGCCAAACAAGGCAGACCGCTATTTAACAATATGATGAAGCTATTGAAAGAAAGAAAAGCCAACGGAGTAATATTTCATAAAATTGATCGAGGTACTCGCAATTACAGAGATTGGGCATCCATCGATGATTTAATTGCTTCCGGATCGGAACTGCATTTTGCACATGAAAGTCTGGATATGAATACCCGAGCAGGAAGACTTACTGCGGACATGCTTGTCGCCTTAGCTACCGATTACATCAGAAATCTTCGTGAAGAGGCTATTAAAGGCTTATACGGCCGATTAAAGCAGGGTCTTTATCCATTCTATGCTCCCATTGGCTACATCAATACTGGAGGTGGGCAAATAAAATTAATTGACAAAATACGCGGACCTTTAATTAAAAAAGCTTTTGAGTTATATGCAAGTGGTAAATATAATTTAGAATCTTTGACTGAGACTATGCGTAAACTAGGATTAAGAAACTCACGAGGTAATTTTATTCATTTAACCGGAATGGCAGTGATTCTTCATAATCCATTTTATACTGGGGTTATGAAAATAAAAGGAAAATCATTTCAGGGGAAACATGAACCACTCATTTCGCCAAGATTGTTTATGGAAGTTCAGAATATCCTAAAAGGCAAAACAAATACTCGAATAATTAAACATGATTTTGTATTCAGACGTCGAATAAAATGTGCTGAATGTAAATATTCACTTATCGCGGAAACAAGAAAAAAACACACATATTATCGTTGTCAGACAAAAGATTGCCCAACAAAGTCTATTCGTGAAGAATTGATTCATGAATTGATACATAAAACTCTTCAAAAAATAGAATTTTATCCGATTGAAAATGAAGTTTTGAATGAGCTATTGATACAAGCACAAGTTAACTGGACTGAAACACAAAAAGGTTTAGAAGAGTCTTTGAAAATGCAGGGTAAAAAATTAGCCTTGAAATTAGAACGACTTACAGATGCCTATTTAGAAAGTGTAATTGATAAGGAACAGTTTGAAGATAAAAAAGGACAAGTAATGATTGAACAACAGGAATTAAGAAATAAGGAAGGTCAACTGGAAAGCCAGAAAGAAGCAATTTTTAAAAAGGCTAAAAATTTCCTCGGACTCCTAAAAGACCTGAGAAAATCACTTATAATAGCAACTAACGAGGAAAAAAGAAAAATTCTGAAATTCATCACCTCGGACTTAACACTTCAAGGAAAAAACCTAATGATCACAATGCAATCTCCCTACTATGAGATAGCAAATCGACCGAACTTTTTATCAGGTGAGCTTAATCGGGAAATCCCTCGGTCAAAACTTGCCGAATTGGCAATATGTTTTTGTGAACGGGATTCTCATGATACTGATAATACTTCAACATGCACATTTGATAATCCTAACATAAATCAAGGCTATTTACCAGAATATTTAAATTCTAATAGTTTGCCAAGAGAAATGTTAGCTGATCCGGCACTTCGAGAAAGAATGCAAGGACTGCTGGATTTGATTTTTAAGTATTGTGAAATAAAAATTCAAAAAGATGACTTAGAAAATAACTTAGATGAACAACTATGA
- a CDS encoding response regulator transcription factor, giving the protein MNDTDPIKIAVVDDHHIFRASFVRLLGDYPDLKVIFEASDGNELLDKLETNSVDVIILDLNMPPPNGIETTKLIRKKDTKVRILILTMYGESSFVVKSFEAKVNGYLVKTAKPEEVHLAITTVLREGVYSSDFVKDALLKNVIYKNHINPLEEEPVVEFTGNELQVLRLISLGKTSKQISKEIYKSKDTIDKYRIALLRKTNSHNTAELLMYCTKHNILL; this is encoded by the coding sequence ATGAATGATACTGACCCTATCAAAATAGCAGTTGTAGATGATCATCATATTTTTCGTGCTTCATTTGTAAGATTATTGGGTGATTATCCGGATCTGAAAGTAATATTTGAAGCCAGCGATGGCAATGAATTACTTGATAAACTTGAAACAAATTCGGTAGATGTCATAATTCTCGATTTAAACATGCCACCACCAAATGGAATTGAGACAACAAAATTAATTAGGAAAAAAGATACAAAGGTCAGAATCCTCATTTTAACCATGTATGGAGAGTCAAGTTTTGTGGTCAAATCTTTCGAAGCTAAAGTGAATGGATATTTGGTCAAGACTGCTAAACCAGAAGAAGTACATTTGGCTATAACAACTGTATTAAGAGAGGGTGTATATTCGTCTGATTTTGTTAAGGATGCACTTCTTAAAAATGTAATTTATAAAAATCATATTAACCCATTAGAAGAAGAACCGGTAGTTGAATTCACCGGAAATGAATTGCAAGTACTTCGACTTATTTCACTAGGCAAAACATCGAAGCAAATAAGTAAAGAAATATATAAAAGTAAAGACACAATTGATAAATATAGAATAGCTTTGCTAAGAAAAACTAATTCCCATAATACTGCGGAGCTTCTTATGTATTGTACCAAGCATAATATTCTCCTTTGA
- a CDS encoding T9SS type A sorting domain-containing protein yields MNSSIFGSEFSDFIVQDNNLIIYTGIYCENGNTYYPCGKILRLDFGANLLMERFLDSLSISDNFNAFSRSNKNFYVSSNPVFVGENSIWLYKLNTVFKTENFRIDSIYSKDKFINRGIYFINDNLFTCDVIYSNLNPNLPTLELSKRDTCTLQKLWTRSYYLGNFAINAHDLQLTSDSYLSFIMSSHPGAGVSSIEPMIKILKIDWEGNVVDSFQFEDDGKNYISLLASSSGNYYFSSQRHPAKPKFTVGSINKLNKDLELEWSLELPNNQLKDGRIYRIARITECKNGDILVTGRVWDNSDGKILGADISSVYNGFLGRIKSDGIVDWIRIFKLPQELIDKEIYGQFRPSILEKAIELSNGDIVACGEVYYNNHQISAIDILKVQTNQLWIIKVNSSGCLPEYICDTIIRIRPTTQVKTQEFNIGTEWIFETDYSIGGGHSSVQYITKKILDTNNTNGKKIYYLSSGDSMYVENDRMFFWNNMLNSYEMHYQFNSTSDYDIKYWDFSRNSVQIAKVKVDSIYNTVLNRDTITTQLLRVSNNGSFASDLIIPVYKNIGASKYDVKLYLGFGLFDPNPIVTKLRCFKSDSIEYNFQSYPCDSTWFITNTGNFEAKEIEIQPNPTSGKIKVHGISPNATYILFNIQGQIISAGNCTDGEIYIPLIGVFILKIQIDDGYFFRKIIRL; encoded by the coding sequence TTGAATAGTAGCATTTTTGGTTCTGAGTTTAGTGATTTTATAGTTCAGGATAATAATTTAATTATTTATACCGGAATATATTGCGAAAATGGAAATACTTATTATCCATGTGGTAAAATATTGAGACTTGATTTTGGTGCTAATCTTCTTATGGAGAGATTTCTTGATTCCTTAAGTATTTCGGATAACTTTAATGCATTTTCAAGAAGTAATAAAAATTTTTACGTAAGTTCAAATCCAGTATTTGTTGGGGAAAATTCAATATGGCTTTACAAACTGAACACTGTTTTTAAAACTGAAAATTTTAGAATTGATAGTATATATTCAAAAGATAAATTTATAAACAGAGGAATATATTTTATAAATGACAATTTATTTACTTGTGATGTAATTTATTCCAATTTAAATCCAAATTTACCAACACTGGAATTATCAAAAAGAGATACATGTACATTGCAGAAACTATGGACTAGAAGTTACTATTTAGGTAATTTTGCGATCAATGCACATGATCTTCAATTAACCAGTGATAGTTATTTATCTTTTATCATGTCTTCACATCCAGGCGCAGGAGTTTCTTCTATAGAGCCAATGATAAAGATATTAAAGATAGATTGGGAGGGAAATGTAGTAGATTCTTTTCAATTTGAAGATGATGGAAAAAATTATATAAGCTTACTAGCCAGTAGCTCTGGTAATTATTATTTTAGCTCACAAAGACACCCAGCTAAACCTAAATTTACAGTGGGATCAATCAATAAACTAAACAAAGATTTAGAACTTGAATGGAGTTTAGAATTACCTAATAATCAACTTAAAGATGGTAGAATCTATAGAATTGCCCGAATCACGGAATGTAAGAATGGTGATATATTAGTAACTGGACGCGTTTGGGATAATTCCGATGGCAAGATTCTTGGAGCAGATATTTCTTCAGTCTATAATGGTTTTTTAGGCAGAATTAAGAGCGATGGAATTGTGGATTGGATAAGGATTTTTAAATTGCCACAAGAGTTAATTGATAAAGAAATATATGGGCAATTCCGTCCATCAATTCTTGAAAAAGCAATAGAATTATCTAATGGCGATATTGTAGCTTGTGGTGAAGTTTATTATAATAATCATCAAATTTCGGCAATTGATATACTTAAAGTTCAAACAAATCAACTATGGATTATTAAAGTAAACTCATCAGGATGCCTCCCGGAATATATATGTGATACAATTATAAGAATTAGGCCTACCACTCAGGTTAAAACACAAGAATTTAATATTGGTACTGAATGGATATTTGAGACGGATTATTCTATTGGAGGTGGTCATTCCTCAGTACAATATATTACTAAAAAAATACTTGATACAAATAATACCAACGGGAAGAAAATATATTATTTGAGTAGTGGAGATTCAATGTATGTAGAAAATGATAGGATGTTCTTTTGGAACAATATGCTAAACTCATACGAAATGCATTATCAATTTAACTCTACATCTGATTACGATATTAAATATTGGGATTTCTCTAGAAATAGTGTCCAAATTGCTAAAGTAAAAGTGGATTCTATTTATAATACAGTATTAAATAGAGATACCATTACAACTCAATTATTACGAGTGTCAAATAATGGATCCTTTGCCTCTGATTTAATAATTCCAGTTTATAAAAATATAGGAGCATCAAAATACGATGTAAAACTTTATTTGGGATTTGGTCTATTTGATCCTAATCCTATCGTAACCAAATTGCGATGTTTTAAATCAGATAGTATTGAATATAATTTCCAGAGTTATCCATGTGATAGTACTTGGTTTATCACTAATACAGGCAACTTCGAAGCTAAAGAAATAGAAATTCAACCTAACCCAACATCAGGAAAAATAAAAGTTCATGGAATAAGTCCAAATGCAACTTATATTTTATTTAACATACAAGGTCAAATTATAAGCGCAGGGAATTGTACTGATGGTGAAATTTATATTCCTTTAATAGGTGTCTTTATATTAAAGATTCAAATTGATGATGGTTACTTTTTTAGAAAAATTATTAGATTATAA
- a CDS encoding DUF3892 domain-containing protein → MPIYRISGVWKNSSNVITHYAFHTVGQTTSRATKISKPQAIALLETSGNSATTWVWNYNTAGWSIGENVQVVNGFNGKYLRSNPDNQRTDNLAHLIDFDWISP, encoded by the coding sequence ATGCCAATTTATAGAATTTCGGGAGTTTGGAAAAATTCTAGCAATGTCATTACACATTATGCATTTCATACCGTTGGGCAAACCACAAGCAGAGCAACTAAAATATCAAAACCACAAGCGATTGCTCTTTTAGAAACTTCCGGAAATAGTGCTACCACATGGGTATGGAATTATAATACTGCTGGGTGGAGTATCGGAGAAAATGTCCAGGTTGTAAATGGGTTCAATGGTAAATACTTAAGATCTAATCCTGACAACCAACGAACAGATAATTTAGCTCATCTTATCGATTTTGATTGGATATCACCTTAG
- a CDS encoding helix-turn-helix transcriptional regulator, which yields MSNIPNYLKVYRKRSPLQQEDMLSISGLQDVSSISRYEKGQREPTKEILLVYHYIFDTPMEHFFILESQVMLPRLIERIKERIRELEKEDQITLKNTSKIKFLEQAIIRLKNIKTI from the coding sequence ATGTCAAATATCCCAAATTATTTAAAAGTATATCGCAAGCGATCACCTCTGCAACAAGAGGACATGCTTTCCATTTCCGGACTGCAAGATGTCTCAAGTATTTCCAGATATGAGAAAGGCCAAAGAGAACCCACGAAAGAAATTCTACTTGTTTATCATTACATTTTTGATACTCCTATGGAACACTTCTTTATACTGGAATCTCAAGTTATGTTGCCCAGATTAATCGAACGGATAAAAGAACGAATTAGAGAATTAGAAAAAGAAGATCAAATAACATTAAAGAACACCTCTAAAATTAAATTCCTTGAGCAAGCCATTATTAGATTAAAAAATATAAAAACGATATGA
- a CDS encoding type IV secretion system DNA-binding domain-containing protein translates to MEAGLNKDITYFAKVGWRGDGRLFGIKQADRMMHTYMIGKTGTGKSTCLETMIMQDIQAGRGCCLLDPHGDLVEKVVKAIPEDRKNDLIYFNITDPKLNLRYNPFKRVSLEKRSLVASGILDVFAKLWDSAWGVKLEHILRHAILTLLDQPEANVGDIVEILLNKSFRRNALRYVKSESVNKFWEREFPEYMKYDLLPVMNKIGGMLVHPAIRRVLIENTEEVSLRKAMDEKKIVLVNLSKGHVGADVAHILGALFITSIASASFSRVDTDVEKRIPFMVYMDEFHNFTTLSLVNMFSELRKFKVGMTLAHQYMNQLDDDIKSAVLGNAGTVISFRIGTEDAMHMAKEMYPEFDVEDFINLPNYKIYLKLMIDGKPSRPFSAITLLINQQS, encoded by the coding sequence ATGGAAGCTGGATTAAACAAAGACATAACATATTTTGCAAAAGTCGGATGGAGAGGAGATGGAAGACTTTTTGGAATTAAACAAGCCGATAGAATGATGCACACTTATATGATTGGAAAAACCGGAACCGGAAAATCGACTTGTTTGGAAACAATGATTATGCAAGATATTCAAGCAGGTAGAGGATGTTGTTTGCTTGATCCTCATGGAGATTTAGTGGAAAAGGTTGTGAAGGCTATTCCTGAAGATCGTAAAAATGATTTAATTTATTTCAATATTACCGACCCAAAACTAAATCTCAGATATAATCCATTTAAACGAGTTAGCTTGGAAAAAAGGTCTTTGGTTGCTTCCGGTATCTTAGATGTGTTCGCAAAGCTTTGGGATAGTGCTTGGGGAGTCAAATTGGAGCATATATTAAGGCACGCCATTCTAACCTTGCTTGATCAGCCAGAAGCTAATGTTGGTGATATTGTTGAAATATTACTGAATAAAAGCTTTAGAAGAAATGCTCTTCGATATGTCAAAAGTGAAAGTGTAAATAAATTTTGGGAAAGAGAATTTCCGGAATATATGAAATACGATTTATTACCAGTAATGAACAAGATAGGCGGAATGTTGGTGCATCCTGCAATAAGACGAGTATTGATTGAAAATACGGAAGAAGTGTCTTTGCGTAAAGCAATGGATGAAAAGAAAATCGTGTTAGTAAATCTCTCAAAGGGGCATGTCGGTGCAGATGTTGCTCATATTCTGGGTGCACTTTTTATTACTTCAATTGCATCGGCTTCTTTTAGCCGAGTGGATACCGATGTAGAAAAGCGAATTCCGTTTATGGTTTACATGGATGAATTTCACAACTTTACTACATTATCATTGGTCAATATGTTTTCTGAATTACGCAAATTCAAAGTGGGGATGACTTTGGCACACCAATACATGAATCAACTTGATGATGACATTAAAAGTGCTGTACTTGGTAATGCCGGAACTGTTATTTCATTCAGAATAGGTACAGAGGATGCTATGCACATGGCAAAAGAAATGTATCCTGAATTTGATGTTGAAGATTTTATTAATCTTCCGAACTATAAGATTTATTTAAAGCTGATGATTGATGGGAAGCCTAGTAGGCCTTTTAGTGCAATTACACTTTTAATAAATCAGCAATCCTAA
- a CDS encoding DUF1738 domain-containing protein: MKNNNSEEAVIGSPIPKIDLYQEVTNKIIKMLDSGVAPWHKPWNSYGLARNYVSGHIYKGINYILMNFSGHRIPYFLTYKQVKELGGVLKLGAKAEKVIYFNMVYKDLEGHRLSEIEANEMIKNKMKVEVSRLIKYYPVFNIEDSEGISVEMQDLELSPNEKIETCEDIVKNMPNRPEIKSIDSNHAYYLPSKDYINMPQMEQFQSSFAYYACLFHELAHSTGHKSRLNREGIVSSETFGSEVYSTEELIAELGSSYLCSIAQIDNDTLMQRSASYLNDWLRVLKEDNRFIFKVASQAQKAVEYILNRKQFEG, translated from the coding sequence ATGAAAAATAATAACAGTGAAGAAGCTGTCATTGGTTCTCCGATTCCGAAGATAGATCTATATCAGGAAGTGACGAATAAAATTATAAAAATGTTAGACTCCGGAGTAGCCCCTTGGCATAAACCTTGGAATTCCTATGGCTTGGCTAGAAACTATGTTTCTGGTCATATATATAAAGGTATCAATTACATCTTGATGAATTTTTCAGGGCATAGAATTCCTTACTTTCTGACTTATAAGCAGGTTAAGGAATTAGGCGGTGTTTTAAAATTAGGAGCTAAAGCGGAGAAGGTCATTTACTTTAATATGGTATATAAAGATCTGGAAGGTCATAGACTGAGTGAAATTGAAGCCAATGAGATGATTAAAAACAAAATGAAGGTAGAAGTCTCACGGCTAATCAAATATTACCCTGTCTTCAATATTGAAGATTCGGAAGGAATCTCAGTTGAAATGCAAGACTTAGAATTAAGTCCAAATGAAAAAATCGAAACCTGCGAAGATATCGTCAAGAACATGCCTAACAGACCGGAGATTAAATCTATCGACTCTAACCATGCTTATTACTTACCTTCTAAGGACTATATTAATATGCCTCAGATGGAGCAATTCCAATCAAGTTTCGCATATTATGCTTGCTTATTTCATGAGTTAGCTCATTCGACCGGACATAAATCAAGACTCAATAGAGAAGGAATTGTTAGTTCTGAAACTTTTGGAAGCGAGGTTTATAGCACCGAGGAACTCATTGCCGAGCTTGGAAGCTCTTATTTATGCTCAATAGCACAAATTGATAATGATACCCTAATGCAAAGAAGTGCATCTTATTTAAATGATTGGTTGAGAGTACTAAAGGAAGATAATCGATTTATCTTTAAAGTAGCTTCACAGGCTCAAAAAGCGGTTGAATATATTTTAAACCGGAAACAGTTTGAAGGCTAA